tgcagagctcatcagcagaggtgaccatgatggagtctcagaatcgcaaaagagctccagcatggaccgaacgggaggtacgggatctgatcgctgtatggggagaggaatccgtgctatcagaactccgttccagtttttgaaatgtcaaaacctttgtcaaaatctcccagggcatgaaggacagaggccataacagggacccaaagcagtgccgcgtgaaactgaaggagctgaggcaagcctaccagaaaaccagagaggcgaacggccgctccgggtcagagcccaaaacatgccgcttctatgatgagctgcatgccattttagggggttcagccaccactaccccagccgtgttgtttgactccttcaatggagatggaggcaatacggaagcaggttttggggacgaagaagatgatgatgatgacgaggttgtagatagctcacagcaagcaagcggagaaaccggttttcccgacagccaggaactgtttctcaccctggacctggagccagtaccccctgaacccacccaaggctgcctcctggaccca
The sequence above is a segment of the Natator depressus isolate rNatDep1 chromosome 5, rNatDep2.hap1, whole genome shotgun sequence genome. Coding sequences within it:
- the LOC141987931 gene encoding uncharacterized protein LOC141987931, with product MKDRGHNRDPKQCRVKLKELRQAYQKTREANGRSGSEPKTCRFYDELHAILGGSATTTPAVLFDSFNGDGGNTEAGFGDEEDDDDDEVVDSSQQASGETGFPDSQELFLTLDLEPVPPEPTQGCLLDPAGGEGTSAACVSMITGSSPSQRLVKIRKKKKHTRDEMFSELMLSSHTDRAQTNAWRQIMSDCRKAQNDQEERWRAEESKWRAEERKIVQILWIGLAVLDPSSEVEESGNLVVV